The Psychrobacillus sp. FSL K6-2836 nucleotide sequence AGGAACAACATTAGTAATGGTAAACTCAGTATGCGGATGTGCTGGAGGAATTGCTCGTCCTGCAGCTGCAAACTCCGTACATTATGATAAACGTCCGGATCATTTAGTAACTGTTTTTGCTGGTCAAGACAAATTGGCAACTCAGCAAGCACGTAATCTATTCGGGGATGATCATTTACCATCCTCACCATCATTTGTTTTACTAAAAGATGGACAACCAATAGCAGAAATTGGCCGTCACGAAATTGAAGGTCATGCACCAACTTCTGTAATCACGCACTTACAAGAATTATTTGAAGAATATTGCGAAGAAGTATAATTAAGTAAAAAGCGCAAGTACCCTTTAAGTTAAAACCTGTTTCTATTAGTTTTGGCAGGCTTTTGTCAGTATTGAAACTATGTTATTACCGATTGATTTTTACAGAGGCTGGTCGTGACTGACGTCACAACCAGCCTCTATTTTGC carries:
- a CDS encoding BrxA/BrxB family bacilliredoxin, which produces MNMDFNLYMNDILVQARGEMEAAGYEQLNTPEEVDAAFARQGTTLVMVNSVCGCAGGIARPAAANSVHYDKRPDHLVTVFAGQDKLATQQARNLFGDDHLPSSPSFVLLKDGQPIAEIGRHEIEGHAPTSVITHLQELFEEYCEEV